One Gemmatimonadetes bacterium SCN 70-22 DNA segment encodes these proteins:
- a CDS encoding integrase, with translation MGVAPAQFYRWAARYGRANTPNGPVPRDHWLQPAERDAILTYHDTHAPEGYRRMTYMMLDANVVAVSPATVYRVLRAAGVLDRWNRRPSRKGTGFTQPVAPHEHWHIDISYVNLAGTFYYLCSLLDGATRFLVHWELRERMTTADVETVLQRAREQYPDARPRIISDNGPQFIARDFKEFVRLAGMTHVRTSPYYPQSNGKLERWHQTLKTESIRPQAPASLEEARRLVTRFVDHYNHHRLHSALGYITPADALVGRADAIWAARDQKLEAARARRRAAASVPSTEPSDLLAVVH, from the coding sequence CTGGGCGTCGCCCCGGCGCAGTTCTACCGCTGGGCGGCGCGCTACGGCCGCGCCAACACCCCCAACGGCCCGGTGCCGCGCGACCACTGGCTGCAACCAGCGGAACGCGACGCGATCCTGACCTATCACGACACGCACGCGCCGGAGGGCTACCGCCGCATGACGTACATGATGCTGGACGCGAACGTCGTGGCGGTGAGTCCGGCCACGGTGTATCGCGTGCTCCGGGCGGCCGGGGTGCTCGACCGCTGGAACCGGAGGCCCTCGCGCAAAGGGACGGGCTTCACGCAGCCTGTCGCCCCGCACGAGCACTGGCACATCGACATCAGCTACGTGAACCTGGCCGGGACGTTCTACTACCTCTGTTCGCTCCTCGACGGGGCGACGCGCTTCCTCGTGCACTGGGAGCTGCGCGAGCGCATGACCACCGCCGACGTCGAGACGGTCCTGCAACGGGCGCGCGAACAGTATCCCGACGCGCGGCCCCGGATCATCTCCGACAACGGGCCACAGTTCATCGCGCGGGATTTCAAGGAGTTCGTGCGCCTGGCGGGCATGACCCACGTCCGCACGTCGCCGTACTATCCGCAGTCAAACGGCAAGCTCGAACGCTGGCACCAGACCCTCAAGACCGAGTCCATCCGCCCACAGGCGCCCGCCTCGCTCGAGGAGGCCCGCCGACTGGTGACCCGCTTCGTCGACCACTACAATCACCACCGCCTGCACAGCGCACTTGGCTACATCACGCCCGCCGATGCGCTGGTGGGCCGCGCCGACGCCATCTGGGCGGCCCGCGATCAGAAGCTCGAAGCGGCGCGGGCACGACGCCGGGCCGCTGCATCCGTCCCCTCAACCGAGCCGTCCGACCTGCTCGCCGTGGTACACTGA